In Persicimonas caeni, a single window of DNA contains:
- a CDS encoding DUF4112 domain-containing protein — protein sequence MTTTETTELVDVTSDERAQLERSLGRLDRLARLMDDQFELPVVRWRVGLDPIIGLIPGGGDWATWVVGVYIFWSSLRLGVPRRILTRQVINLTIDLVTGYVPALGDLFDAAFKANRRNVDLVLEFYGVNNGGDAPRLPSDLPARVTEEKQKSGVLRYLGGFVVVLVLLAIAALPFALLWWIIKG from the coding sequence ATGACCACCACCGAGACGACTGAACTTGTGGACGTGACCAGCGACGAGCGCGCCCAGCTCGAGCGATCCCTGGGCAGGCTCGACCGGCTGGCTCGTCTGATGGACGACCAGTTCGAGCTGCCCGTAGTCCGCTGGCGCGTGGGCCTCGACCCCATCATCGGGCTCATCCCAGGCGGCGGCGACTGGGCCACCTGGGTGGTCGGCGTCTATATCTTCTGGTCCTCATTGCGCCTAGGGGTGCCGCGGCGCATCCTCACCCGCCAGGTGATCAACCTGACGATCGACTTGGTGACGGGCTACGTGCCGGCGCTGGGAGATCTGTTCGACGCCGCCTTCAAAGCCAACCGGCGAAACGTCGATCTTGTGCTCGAATTCTACGGGGTCAACAACGGCGGCGACGCGCCGCGGCTGCCGTCGGATTTGCCAGCGCGGGTCACCGAAGAAAAGCAAAAGAGCGGCGTGCTGCGCTACTTGGGTGGGTTCGTCGTGGTGCTGGTGCTCTTGGCCATCGCCGCGCTGCCGTTCGCGCTGCTGTGGTGGATCATCAAAGGATAG
- a CDS encoding penicillin-binding protein activator LpoB produces MKSWKNPTRLVLLLLAAALALPLGCAKPQYVRDTEKEDMDEYTMSLRFDRKDLDRLYKDNIDKLLSSRITKMWERSAASGNAPVVAIFPMRNETSEHIGPQLDALLSKFETDLVNKSAADVVSHENQPELIAEIKRQQSDAYDPARLAGYGRQLGAQYFVTGKVYDTAERVEDERRVQYFMFVQVIDVETGAIKFQNESAISKGLMK; encoded by the coding sequence ATGAAATCGTGGAAGAATCCGACCCGTCTCGTCCTGTTGCTGCTCGCCGCGGCGCTCGCGCTGCCGCTGGGCTGCGCCAAGCCTCAGTACGTACGCGACACCGAAAAGGAGGACATGGACGAGTACACCATGAGCCTTCGCTTCGATCGCAAGGATCTCGATCGGCTCTACAAGGACAATATCGACAAGCTTCTGAGCTCGCGCATCACCAAGATGTGGGAGCGCTCGGCCGCCAGCGGCAACGCCCCGGTCGTGGCCATCTTCCCGATGCGCAACGAGACCAGCGAGCATATCGGCCCGCAGCTCGACGCGCTTCTGAGCAAGTTCGAGACCGACTTGGTCAACAAGTCGGCCGCCGACGTGGTCAGCCACGAGAACCAGCCCGAGCTGATCGCCGAGATCAAGCGCCAGCAGTCCGACGCCTACGATCCGGCGCGCCTGGCCGGCTACGGCCGCCAGCTCGGCGCCCAGTACTTCGTGACCGGCAAGGTCTACGACACCGCCGAGCGCGTCGAAGACGAGCGCCGCGTCCAGTACTTCATGTTCGTGCAGGTCATCGACGTGGAGACCGGCGCCATCAAGTTCCAGAATGAATCGGCGATCTCCAAGGGTCTGATGAAATAA
- a CDS encoding lamin tail domain-containing protein has product MRHTKYIGLIGLAALTGLTSACTPDDPGESPRTPLYRWGQEGEPSSGERGALMITEINFAGSITDDGTWDADDVFIELQNKHPRPINVSGWHLIIEGDVVATHRIPTLEDPIQPNDYLVVARKKDGAFGEAADVFIDNLELGTNRVKIELRDHDLRLMESAGSEEEEVFAGGWDTVTVRSMERVELIFGNRGETSRNWHAYSDTVGFDTIKEGYRKHTLASPGEANSADYSGSSTSGNFE; this is encoded by the coding sequence ATGCGACACACGAAATATATCGGCCTGATAGGGCTGGCGGCATTGACCGGACTCACGAGCGCGTGCACCCCCGACGACCCGGGGGAATCGCCCCGCACTCCGCTGTACCGGTGGGGGCAGGAGGGAGAACCCTCCAGCGGTGAACGCGGCGCCTTGATGATCACCGAGATCAACTTCGCCGGCAGTATCACCGACGACGGCACTTGGGACGCAGACGATGTGTTCATCGAGCTGCAGAACAAGCATCCGCGCCCGATCAACGTCAGCGGCTGGCACTTGATCATCGAGGGGGATGTGGTCGCGACGCACCGCATCCCGACGCTCGAAGATCCGATCCAGCCCAACGACTACCTGGTCGTCGCCCGCAAAAAGGATGGGGCGTTCGGCGAGGCGGCCGATGTCTTCATCGACAACCTCGAGTTGGGCACCAACCGGGTCAAGATCGAGCTGCGCGACCACGATTTGCGCCTGATGGAGTCGGCCGGCTCCGAAGAAGAAGAGGTCTTCGCCGGCGGCTGGGACACCGTGACGGTGCGCTCGATGGAGCGCGTCGAGCTCATCTTCGGCAACCGTGGAGAGACGAGCCGCAACTGGCACGCCTACTCGGACACGGTCGGCTTCGACACCATTAAAGAGGGCTATCGCAAGCACACCCTGGCCAGCCCCGGGGAAGCCAACAGCGCCGATTACTCGGGAAGCAGCACGAGCGGGAACTTCGAATGA
- a CDS encoding efflux RND transporter permease subunit: MKATNFAIRHATAVFVLIAVIIIGGIGAYISIPKEAAPDVKIPVVIVSTAYFGVSPADIETLVTQPLEKEFKGLRDLDKMTSTSAESVSLVTLEFDPEVNIEDALQKVREKVDKAKPDLPDDAEDPEIIEINSSDWPVLIANVSGDMDLVRLKEVGEALQEDIEEVSGVLRVDLAGGVEREIQIDVDPDKLEHHKVSLNQVIGAIQRENVNLPGGSLEMGAMKYTVRVPGEFEEVPPMADIVVKSPNSEPVFLKDIATVNDSFKEPETRSRLTTWVDGANGERRAITQPNISLSVVKRAGENIIDIAEKSKEIIARYEKRYASDGLEIVVLNDMSKQIQAQVHELENNIISGLLIVLAVLFFFMGGARNALFVAISIPMSMLLSFLVLSMLGITMNMVVLFALILALGMLVDNALVVVENIYRHASEGKSRLQAAIVGTEEVGWAIIASTATTVAAFFPMLFWPGIMGEFMGYMPMTLIIVLVSSLFVALIINPTVCAVFLKVKDGVGFSEDEVPDLWIYRAYRWQLGWALDHRLVVVIISILVFGGTFAIFVNTSRGVEFFPETTPEKFTINVENPDGTRLEETDKLLERLAAPLAQGADLVEAYIIDSGVGGGDGMVAAGGNTPHKGKISVDLLDVDDQPRPPEELMDELRKEYADVAGASVILKKEEMGPPTGSPVSIEIRGEDLQVLAAIAREVRQTLRAIPGIVNLQDDIELSRPEIQILVDRRQAALRGVNTQSIAQTVRTAINGTKASVFREGEDEFDVTVRLQESDRDGVEDLEKLTVADKDNNRVPLVDVAQITVRGGSGSIRHKDRQRVVSVTADAAKGYLPNNLLKEAQTRLEDLDVPPGYELAFTGEQEEQKKAGDFLAKALLAAVFLISLILVTEFNSIAQPFIILCSVLLSLIGVLWSLIITGEPFGVIMTGIGIISLAGVVVNNAIVMIDYINKLKERGLSKREAVITGGLVRFRPVMLTAITTIGGMLPLVVGVSIDFVNTKIVVGGNSVEMWGPMANVVAGGLLVATVLTLVVVPVLYSLFDDMSEGIRKLFKMGSASALVLLIVSMAPFAQAQEVPKQQPDQTQAEETNAEQQDVEQQDVEQQDVELRPEDDIDEAELIEADRVLELDQARDIARKQNLNVRLARQQLAVAESQIQSAFSRILPQVSASGNYIINQDEIAGEFPSFIPGEDPIRIVTQPQTTWNWEVGATLPLNARAWPGIQIAYGQKDRAEAQLASAREQIDFSATQLYYNLLLGKQLVRISRQQLASRRTLLEATRLRVEADVATKFDLNRARVRVVEAEKDLEQARLSFIKARQSLANLLQTEADFDVEEPADVALPEELAELKQTAERERYTVEVERINQKIAQLALEEVYYQYLPTLSATFKYSDSADTDLSEQDPQWQMIFGAQWTIWDGGQREALLDERNAQLLASKLQKEQTLDDISTELERAWADYLSAKTQVASSKEQVELAEQAFEQAQIGYENAVTTQLDLIDSQDQLTLARINLARDQLQVELAVRTLRYLAGIDD; encoded by the coding sequence ATGAAAGCCACAAATTTTGCCATCCGCCACGCCACGGCGGTCTTTGTGTTGATCGCCGTGATCATCATCGGCGGTATCGGCGCGTATATCTCCATTCCCAAGGAGGCCGCGCCCGACGTCAAGATCCCGGTGGTCATCGTCAGCACCGCCTATTTCGGGGTGTCGCCCGCCGACATCGAGACGCTGGTGACCCAGCCGCTCGAAAAGGAGTTCAAGGGCCTGCGCGACCTCGACAAGATGACCAGCACCTCGGCCGAGAGTGTCTCGCTGGTCACCCTGGAGTTCGACCCCGAGGTCAACATCGAGGATGCGCTGCAAAAGGTGCGTGAGAAGGTCGACAAGGCCAAACCCGACCTGCCCGACGACGCCGAAGATCCCGAGATCATCGAGATCAACTCCAGCGACTGGCCCGTGCTCATCGCCAACGTCTCCGGCGACATGGACCTGGTGCGCCTCAAAGAGGTCGGCGAAGCCCTCCAAGAGGATATCGAGGAGGTCAGCGGCGTACTCCGCGTCGATCTGGCCGGCGGCGTCGAGCGCGAGATCCAGATCGACGTCGACCCCGACAAGCTCGAGCACCACAAGGTCTCGCTCAACCAGGTCATCGGCGCCATCCAGCGCGAAAACGTCAACCTGCCCGGCGGCAGCCTCGAGATGGGCGCGATGAAGTACACGGTGCGCGTGCCCGGCGAGTTCGAGGAGGTGCCGCCCATGGCCGACATCGTGGTCAAGTCGCCCAACTCCGAGCCGGTCTTTCTCAAAGACATCGCCACGGTCAACGACAGCTTCAAAGAGCCGGAGACCCGCAGCCGCCTGACCACCTGGGTCGACGGCGCCAACGGCGAGCGCCGCGCGATCACCCAGCCCAACATTTCGCTGTCGGTCGTCAAGCGCGCCGGCGAGAACATCATCGACATCGCCGAGAAGTCGAAGGAGATCATCGCGCGCTACGAGAAGCGCTACGCCTCCGACGGCCTCGAGATCGTCGTGCTCAACGACATGTCCAAGCAGATCCAGGCGCAGGTCCACGAGCTCGAGAACAACATCATCTCGGGCCTGCTCATCGTGCTGGCGGTCTTGTTCTTCTTTATGGGCGGCGCGCGAAACGCGCTGTTCGTGGCCATCAGCATCCCGATGTCGATGCTCTTGAGCTTTTTGGTGCTCTCGATGCTCGGCATCACCATGAATATGGTCGTGCTCTTCGCGCTCATCTTGGCGCTGGGCATGCTCGTCGACAACGCGCTGGTCGTCGTCGAGAATATCTACCGACACGCCAGCGAGGGCAAAAGCCGGCTGCAGGCAGCCATCGTGGGCACCGAGGAGGTCGGCTGGGCGATCATCGCCTCGACGGCGACCACCGTCGCCGCCTTCTTCCCGATGCTCTTCTGGCCCGGCATCATGGGTGAGTTCATGGGGTATATGCCCATGACCCTGATCATCGTGCTGGTCAGCAGCCTGTTCGTCGCCCTGATCATCAACCCGACGGTGTGCGCGGTCTTCCTGAAGGTCAAAGACGGCGTCGGCTTCTCTGAAGACGAAGTGCCCGATCTGTGGATCTACCGCGCCTATCGCTGGCAACTCGGCTGGGCTCTCGACCACCGGCTGGTGGTGGTCATCATCAGCATCTTGGTCTTCGGCGGCACCTTCGCCATCTTCGTGAACACCTCGCGCGGCGTCGAGTTCTTCCCCGAGACGACCCCCGAGAAGTTCACCATCAACGTGGAGAACCCCGACGGCACTCGCCTCGAGGAGACCGACAAGCTGCTCGAGCGCTTGGCCGCACCGCTGGCCCAAGGCGCCGATCTGGTCGAGGCCTACATCATCGACTCGGGCGTCGGCGGCGGCGACGGCATGGTCGCTGCCGGCGGCAACACGCCCCACAAGGGCAAGATCTCGGTCGACCTGCTCGACGTCGACGATCAGCCCCGCCCGCCCGAAGAGCTCATGGACGAGCTTCGCAAGGAGTACGCCGACGTCGCCGGCGCCAGCGTCATCCTCAAAAAGGAGGAGATGGGCCCGCCGACCGGCTCGCCGGTCAGCATCGAGATTCGCGGCGAAGACCTGCAGGTCCTGGCCGCCATCGCCCGCGAGGTGCGCCAGACGCTGCGAGCCATCCCCGGCATCGTCAACCTGCAGGACGACATCGAGCTGAGCCGCCCCGAGATCCAGATTCTGGTCGACCGGCGCCAGGCCGCGCTTCGCGGGGTCAACACCCAGTCGATCGCCCAGACGGTGCGCACCGCCATCAACGGCACCAAGGCGAGCGTCTTCCGCGAAGGCGAAGACGAATTCGACGTCACCGTGCGTCTGCAGGAATCGGATCGCGACGGCGTCGAAGACCTCGAAAAGCTCACCGTGGCCGACAAGGACAACAACCGCGTGCCGCTGGTCGACGTCGCCCAGATCACCGTGCGCGGCGGTAGCGGCTCGATCCGCCACAAAGACCGCCAGCGCGTGGTCTCGGTGACCGCCGACGCGGCCAAAGGCTACCTGCCTAACAACCTGCTAAAAGAAGCCCAGACGCGCCTCGAAGACCTCGACGTGCCCCCGGGCTACGAGCTCGCCTTTACCGGCGAGCAGGAAGAGCAGAAGAAGGCCGGCGACTTCTTGGCCAAGGCTTTGTTGGCCGCGGTCTTCTTGATCTCGCTCATCCTGGTGACCGAGTTCAACTCCATCGCCCAGCCGTTCATCATCCTGTGCAGCGTGCTGTTGAGCCTCATCGGCGTGTTGTGGAGTCTGATCATCACCGGCGAGCCCTTCGGCGTGATCATGACCGGCATCGGCATCATCAGCCTGGCCGGCGTCGTGGTGAACAACGCCATCGTCATGATCGACTACATCAACAAGCTCAAGGAGCGCGGCCTCAGCAAGCGCGAGGCGGTCATCACCGGCGGCCTGGTGCGCTTCCGCCCGGTCATGCTCACCGCCATCACCACCATCGGCGGCATGTTGCCGCTGGTCGTGGGCGTGAGCATCGACTTCGTGAACACCAAGATCGTGGTGGGAGGAAACTCCGTGGAAATGTGGGGCCCGATGGCCAACGTCGTCGCCGGCGGCTTGCTGGTGGCCACTGTGCTCACCCTGGTGGTCGTGCCGGTGCTCTACTCGCTGTTCGACGACATGAGCGAAGGCATTCGCAAGCTATTCAAGATGGGCAGCGCCTCGGCGCTCGTGTTGCTGATCGTGTCGATGGCGCCCTTCGCTCAGGCTCAAGAGGTGCCGAAGCAGCAACCCGATCAGACTCAGGCCGAAGAGACCAATGCCGAGCAGCAGGATGTCGAGCAGCAGGATGTCGAGCAGCAGGATGTCGAGCTTCGCCCCGAAGATGACATCGACGAGGCCGAACTCATCGAAGCCGATCGCGTCCTCGAGCTCGACCAGGCTCGCGACATCGCGCGCAAGCAAAACCTGAACGTGCGCCTCGCACGCCAGCAACTGGCCGTCGCCGAGTCGCAGATCCAGAGCGCGTTTAGCCGCATCCTGCCGCAGGTCAGCGCCAGCGGAAACTACATCATCAACCAGGACGAGATCGCCGGCGAGTTCCCCTCCTTCATCCCGGGTGAAGACCCGATCCGCATCGTCACCCAGCCCCAGACCACCTGGAACTGGGAGGTCGGCGCCACGCTGCCGCTCAACGCACGCGCCTGGCCGGGCATCCAGATCGCCTACGGCCAGAAGGACCGCGCCGAAGCCCAACTCGCCTCGGCCCGAGAGCAGATCGATTTCAGCGCCACCCAGCTGTACTACAATCTGCTTCTGGGCAAGCAACTCGTGCGCATCTCGCGCCAGCAGCTCGCCTCGCGGCGTACCCTGCTCGAGGCGACTCGGCTTCGCGTCGAGGCCGACGTGGCCACCAAATTCGACCTCAACCGCGCCCGCGTGCGCGTCGTCGAGGCCGAAAAAGACCTCGAGCAGGCACGCCTGTCGTTCATCAAGGCACGCCAGTCGCTGGCGAATCTGCTGCAGACCGAGGCGGACTTCGACGTCGAAGAGCCCGCCGATGTCGCTCTGCCCGAAGAGCTCGCCGAGCTCAAGCAGACCGCCGAGCGAGAGCGCTACACCGTCGAAGTCGAGCGCATTAACCAGAAGATCGCCCAACTCGCCCTCGAGGAGGTCTACTACCAGTACCTGCCGACGCTGTCGGCGACCTTCAAGTACTCGGACAGCGCCGACACCGACCTGAGCGAGCAGGACCCGCAGTGGCAGATGATCTTCGGGGCCCAGTGGACCATCTGGGACGGCGGCCAGCGCGAGGCGCTGCTCGACGAGCGCAACGCTCAGCTTCTGGCGTCCAAGCTCCAAAAAGAGCAGACACTCGACGACATCTCCACCGAGCTCGAGCGCGCCTGGGCCGACTACCTGTCGGCCAAGACCCAGGTCGCCTCCTCCAAGGAGCAAGTCGAGCTGGCCGAACAGGCCTTCGAGCAGGCCCAGATCGGCTACGAGAACGCCGTGACCACCCAGCTCGACTTGATCGACTCCCAAGACCAACTCACGCTGGCGCGCATCAACCTCGCCCGCGACCAATTGCAGGTCGAGCTGGCGGTGCGCACGCTGCGCTACCTTGCAGGCATCGACGACTGA
- a CDS encoding efflux RND transporter periplasmic adaptor subunit: MYRRFAYKTALAIAGCAVVLGTLSGCEPPKSDAAPADGDAKSAEADPIPVETLTVQTRDFTESFEVPATAEPLEQVTVSAEAGGRVLVAPFEEGEEIRAGSRLLRVDTELDSARIDLAESQLESAQREYDRTKKLVDKGLATPQQLDRAEDALENARLSLEQAKIGASKGGVRSPVSGVVLKKYVKKGEFASPGAPIATIIQYDKLEIVGQVPESRISFVKLGDKVSVRFPARDKTIEGEVTHRALTASPRTGTFAVEVTVDNPDLDILPGMSARIEIIKKQWKDAVVVPREAVLQGFSRSETMVLPGGEETGKAELHVVELGPSAGPDVVITRGLDAGERLIVRGHRGLVDGAVARKVRHYDSIDQMRTAGAGLELAADKDDEDKDDDQASSQQSDGDEASEGKGQ; this comes from the coding sequence ATGTATCGACGTTTTGCTTACAAGACGGCGCTCGCCATCGCCGGCTGTGCGGTGGTGCTGGGCACCTTGTCGGGCTGCGAGCCCCCCAAGTCCGACGCCGCGCCGGCCGACGGAGACGCCAAGAGCGCCGAGGCCGATCCGATCCCGGTCGAAACCCTGACCGTCCAGACGCGCGACTTCACCGAGTCGTTCGAGGTCCCGGCCACCGCCGAGCCCCTCGAGCAGGTGACCGTGTCGGCCGAAGCCGGCGGGCGCGTGTTGGTCGCCCCCTTTGAAGAGGGCGAGGAGATCCGAGCAGGCAGCCGCTTGCTGCGCGTGGACACCGAGCTCGACTCGGCGCGCATCGATCTGGCCGAGAGCCAGCTCGAGAGCGCCCAGCGCGAGTACGACCGCACCAAAAAGCTCGTCGACAAAGGCTTGGCGACCCCACAGCAGCTCGATCGCGCCGAGGACGCCCTCGAAAACGCGCGCCTGAGCCTCGAGCAGGCCAAGATCGGCGCCAGCAAAGGCGGCGTGCGCAGTCCGGTGAGCGGCGTGGTCCTCAAAAAGTACGTCAAAAAGGGCGAGTTCGCCTCCCCGGGCGCCCCGATCGCCACGATCATCCAGTACGACAAGCTCGAGATCGTCGGTCAGGTGCCCGAGTCGCGCATCTCGTTCGTCAAGCTCGGCGACAAGGTCTCGGTGAGGTTTCCCGCCCGCGACAAGACGATCGAAGGCGAAGTGACCCACCGGGCGCTGACCGCCTCTCCGCGCACCGGCACTTTCGCCGTCGAGGTCACGGTGGACAACCCCGACCTCGACATCCTTCCGGGGATGAGCGCGCGGATCGAGATCATCAAAAAGCAGTGGAAGGACGCCGTGGTCGTGCCGCGCGAAGCGGTCCTGCAGGGCTTCTCGCGCTCCGAGACGATGGTGCTGCCGGGCGGTGAAGAGACTGGCAAAGCCGAACTGCATGTCGTCGAGCTCGGCCCTAGCGCCGGGCCCGACGTGGTGATCACCCGAGGACTCGACGCCGGCGAGCGCCTGATCGTGCGCGGCCACCGCGGCCTGGTCGACGGCGCCGTGGCCCGCAAAGTGCGCCACTACGACAGCATCGACCAGATGCGCACCGCCGGGGCCGGGCTCGAGCTCGCTGCCGACAAGGACGACGAAGACAAAGACGACGACCAAGCCAGCTCCCAGCAGTCCGACGGCGACGAAGCCTCGGAGGGTAAAGGCCAATGA
- a CDS encoding phospholipase D-like domain-containing protein gives MMRLTKLTTTLLLVGAMAVGTASTLGCDEQADGSVFPAKAEFHVRDVDQSAEQRAELIADIEAARESIDIAVSTLLDEEVAQALIDARARGVAVRVVSDWDSRDSAGLVQLEDNDIIPVYGDGALQYLPEPTLNSLLSICLYDPHEVKCSTQLEACLGGAASEDCFTPEEGLMQRPGSFNLMSHNFAVIDEDVVWNFPALDQATRNWIGWRAKSSQLAYDFSREFQQMHGGVFSTTLSIYNGPLKSSTDYRVRYLTDEGILKVWFNPQERLMKTVIDEVYKARASVWVMSDTLSNPHLVDALEYKANNGFDVRVLVHPDHQASGDIQDRLEDLGVRYAPATYEHLSTLLIIDAEKDREGRKWGRHVMGLSHPLLHGSPFEVEYKKPDDEIYIYPSDLFADGNLWLIDEKGANTHDFTLNDRFVDQWRNLWEAAQ, from the coding sequence ATGATGCGACTGACGAAACTGACAACGACACTTCTTCTGGTCGGCGCGATGGCGGTGGGTACGGCCTCGACGTTGGGCTGCGACGAGCAGGCCGACGGCTCGGTCTTCCCGGCCAAGGCCGAGTTCCATGTGCGCGACGTCGATCAGAGCGCCGAACAACGGGCCGAGCTGATCGCCGACATCGAGGCCGCGCGTGAGTCGATCGACATCGCCGTGTCGACCCTGCTCGACGAGGAGGTCGCCCAGGCGTTGATCGACGCCCGCGCCCGCGGCGTCGCCGTTCGCGTCGTCTCCGACTGGGATTCGCGGGATTCTGCTGGCTTGGTCCAGCTAGAAGACAACGACATCATTCCGGTCTATGGCGACGGGGCGCTGCAATACCTGCCCGAGCCGACCCTCAACAGCCTCTTGAGTATCTGTCTGTACGACCCTCACGAGGTCAAGTGCTCGACGCAGCTGGAGGCATGCTTGGGAGGCGCGGCCTCCGAGGATTGCTTTACACCCGAAGAAGGCCTGATGCAGCGACCGGGCTCCTTCAACCTGATGAGCCACAACTTTGCGGTGATCGACGAAGATGTGGTGTGGAACTTTCCCGCCCTCGACCAGGCCACCCGCAATTGGATCGGATGGCGTGCCAAGAGCAGCCAGCTGGCCTACGACTTCAGTCGTGAATTCCAGCAGATGCACGGCGGCGTCTTCTCGACGACCCTGAGCATCTACAACGGCCCGCTCAAGTCGAGCACCGACTACCGCGTGCGCTACCTCACCGACGAGGGGATCCTCAAGGTGTGGTTCAACCCGCAAGAGCGTCTGATGAAGACGGTCATCGACGAGGTCTACAAAGCCCGCGCGTCGGTGTGGGTCATGAGCGACACGCTGTCGAACCCGCACCTGGTCGACGCGCTGGAGTACAAGGCCAACAACGGCTTCGACGTGCGCGTACTGGTGCACCCCGACCATCAGGCCAGCGGTGACATCCAAGACCGCCTCGAAGATCTGGGCGTGCGCTATGCGCCGGCGACCTACGAGCATCTGTCGACGCTGCTGATCATCGACGCCGAGAAGGATCGCGAGGGCCGCAAGTGGGGCCGTCACGTCATGGGGCTTAGCCACCCCCTGCTTCACGGCTCGCCGTTCGAGGTCGAGTACAAAAAACCCGACGACGAGATCTATATCTACCCGTCCGACCTGTTTGCCGACGGCAACCTGTGGCTGATCGACGAGAAAGGCGCCAACACCCACGACTTCACGCTCAACGACCGGTTCGTCGACCAGTGGCGAAATCTGTGGGAGGCGGCGCAATGA
- a CDS encoding outer membrane beta-barrel protein, translating into MRYSKTQNMKDNRLARTLVALLAAGFVLMAASSAFALDGYAKRKGLFAGIGIGGGVGGVDLQEGEGQAGFEDGRLPGFHVNGMIGGGVNENIVLGTQFNWWGRTVTKGDDSWEHHHTSLLAAGDFFLINGLYLEVGGGLAYSAFDGTRGDTPVNHNEMGFALKGGAGFEYFINGTHALGFNAGYTRHFYDMATFDTFNAGISVRWY; encoded by the coding sequence ATGCGCTATAGCAAGACCCAAAACATGAAAGACAATCGCCTGGCTCGCACGCTGGTGGCTCTTCTAGCTGCCGGCTTTGTATTGATGGCCGCCTCGAGCGCGTTCGCCCTCGACGGCTACGCCAAACGCAAAGGACTCTTCGCCGGCATCGGCATCGGCGGCGGCGTCGGCGGCGTCGATCTCCAAGAAGGCGAAGGTCAGGCTGGCTTCGAAGACGGCCGACTGCCCGGCTTCCACGTCAACGGCATGATCGGCGGCGGCGTCAACGAGAACATCGTCCTGGGCACCCAGTTCAACTGGTGGGGCCGCACGGTCACCAAAGGCGACGACAGCTGGGAGCACCATCATACGAGCCTGCTGGCTGCCGGTGACTTCTTCTTGATCAACGGGCTGTATCTGGAGGTCGGCGGCGGCCTCGCCTACAGCGCCTTCGACGGCACCCGCGGCGACACCCCCGTCAACCACAACGAGATGGGCTTTGCGCTCAAAGGCGGCGCCGGCTTCGAATACTTTATCAACGGCACGCACGCCCTGGGCTTCAACGCCGGCTACACTCGCCACTTCTACGACATGGCGACCTTCGACACGTTCAACGCAGGGATCAGCGTTCGATGGTATTGA
- a CDS encoding TetR/AcrR family transcriptional regulator translates to MEDALAPDSLEILPKLKEAEVPEVPARIMTVALRLFAHKGYAATSVREIVQEADVTNPMLYYYFKSKSGLFAELISHLFGSMFEEIKGVLAETDTFVDKLRGVAWAHLDGCRQSPIALKFVYSVLFGPQTSRPEFDIFTQHVCVIGTIVNVFEDAIAAGEFEPNGDFSPLFLTHQFFGLLNGHLMRTLKLVEVISPAAKRREYMDELLCREEGTRLVEFFLNGAGRIVDEEK, encoded by the coding sequence ATGGAAGATGCACTCGCTCCAGATAGCCTGGAGATTTTGCCCAAGCTCAAAGAAGCTGAGGTACCCGAGGTACCTGCGCGCATTATGACCGTGGCGCTGCGCCTGTTTGCCCACAAGGGTTACGCGGCGACCAGCGTGCGTGAGATCGTCCAGGAGGCTGACGTCACCAACCCGATGCTCTACTACTATTTCAAGAGCAAATCGGGCCTCTTTGCCGAGCTGATTTCCCACCTCTTCGGCTCGATGTTCGAGGAGATCAAAGGGGTGCTCGCCGAGACCGACACCTTCGTAGACAAGCTTCGCGGCGTGGCTTGGGCGCACCTGGATGGCTGCCGCCAGAGCCCGATCGCGCTCAAGTTCGTCTACTCAGTGCTCTTCGGCCCGCAGACCAGCCGGCCCGAGTTCGACATCTTCACCCAGCATGTCTGCGTGATCGGCACGATCGTCAACGTCTTCGAGGACGCGATCGCCGCCGGCGAGTTCGAACCCAACGGCGATTTCTCGCCGCTCTTTTTGACCCACCAATTTTTCGGACTGCTCAACGGCCACCTGATGCGCACGCTCAAGCTCGTCGAGGTAATCTCGCCGGCGGCCAAACGCCGCGAGTATATGGATGAGCTTTTGTGCCGCGAAGAGGGCACGCGCCTGGTTGAATTTTTTCTGAACGGTGCCGGACGCATCGTCGACGAGGAGAAGTAG